In Geotalea uraniireducens, one genomic interval encodes:
- a CDS encoding NUDIX hydrolase: protein MTLDDIEQRLAGMPIQESPAAGLVPAAVALLVAAGPDGPEILFIERANHPGDPWSGDLGFPGGKVEPVDATPQAAAERETVEELGLDLRRERRLGRLADIAGAHLPVQVSCFVYGLAGKPPLQLSAEVRDAFWVPLRELAEPARRLTAPVRFGGETLERPAIRLTQAGKPVLWGITYRLVIQFLARLAGQDEHL from the coding sequence ATGACACTGGACGACATCGAGCAGCGGCTGGCCGGGATGCCGATACAGGAAAGCCCCGCCGCGGGCCTCGTTCCGGCGGCCGTGGCGCTGTTGGTCGCTGCCGGGCCGGACGGCCCGGAAATCCTCTTCATCGAACGGGCAAATCACCCGGGCGACCCCTGGTCGGGCGACCTCGGCTTCCCCGGCGGCAAGGTGGAACCGGTCGATGCGACCCCCCAGGCCGCGGCGGAGCGGGAAACCGTGGAGGAACTCGGCCTCGACCTCCGGCGGGAACGTCGGCTCGGTCGGCTGGCCGATATCGCCGGCGCCCATCTGCCGGTCCAGGTCTCCTGTTTCGTCTACGGCCTGGCGGGAAAACCACCGCTACAGCTGAGCGCCGAGGTACGGGACGCCTTCTGGGTGCCGCTCCGGGAACTGGCGGAGCCGGCCCGGCGGCTGACGGCCCCGGTCCGCTTCGGCGGCGAAACCCTGGAGCGGCCGGCCATCCGTCTCACTCAGGCCGGGAAGCCGGTCCTCTGGGGCATCACCTACCGGCTGGTCATCCAGTTCCTCGCCCGCCTCGCCGGGCAGGACGAACACCTCTGA
- a CDS encoding PilZ domain-containing protein, translating into MERRKHQRLTFSAPAFLEKDTRVFFGQVKDISQQGMFLAVHGDHRSEEDAAVSIYFISGPITLSVTVPGRVVRSGSDGVGFSSPHLDPYLLMTCESLMKHEGEAPERFMADFYEFISTPPPAAVLS; encoded by the coding sequence GTGGAACGGCGCAAGCACCAGCGATTGACCTTTTCGGCACCTGCATTCCTGGAAAAGGATACCCGGGTGTTTTTCGGCCAGGTGAAGGATATCAGCCAGCAGGGAATGTTTCTTGCCGTGCATGGCGACCACCGGAGCGAGGAGGATGCCGCGGTTTCCATCTATTTCATCAGCGGCCCCATCACTCTGTCGGTAACGGTCCCCGGCCGGGTGGTCCGTAGCGGCAGCGACGGCGTCGGTTTCAGCTCCCCCCACCTCGATCCCTACCTGCTGATGACCTGCGAATCGTTGATGAAGCACGAGGGCGAAGCACCGGAACGGTTCATGGCCGATTTTTACGAATTTATCAGCACCCCGCCGCCGGCCGCGGTACTCAGCTAA
- the msrA gene encoding peptide-methionine (S)-S-oxide reductase MsrA → MNKATFAAGCFWGVEATFRRVSGVVATQVGYMGGWKERPTYEEVCSKATGHAEVVEITFDPAVVSYDELLQVFWDCHDPTQLNRQGPDIGTNYRSAIFCHSSAQEAAACASRDREQNSGRHSRPIVTEITAAGAFWRAEEYHQQYLEKHSGSCHW, encoded by the coding sequence ATGAACAAGGCAACGTTCGCCGCCGGCTGCTTCTGGGGGGTGGAAGCCACGTTCCGCCGCGTGTCCGGCGTGGTGGCGACCCAGGTCGGCTATATGGGCGGCTGGAAGGAGCGACCGACCTACGAGGAGGTCTGCAGCAAGGCCACCGGCCATGCCGAAGTGGTCGAGATAACCTTCGATCCGGCGGTGGTCTCCTACGACGAGCTCCTGCAGGTGTTCTGGGACTGTCACGACCCGACCCAGCTCAACCGCCAGGGACCGGATATCGGCACCAATTACCGTTCGGCCATCTTCTGCCATTCGTCAGCCCAGGAAGCGGCAGCCTGCGCCTCCCGCGACCGGGAGCAGAATTCCGGCCGGCACAGCCGGCCGATCGTCACCGAGATCACCGCCGCCGGCGCTTTCTGGCGAGCCGAGGAGTACCACCAGCAGTACCTGGAGAAGCACAGCGGCAGCTGCCACTGGTAG
- the ltaE gene encoding low-specificity L-threonine aldolase gives MHPIDLRSDTVTRPTAAMRQAMAGAPVGDDVYGEDPTVNRLEELGAATIGSEAALFVASGTQANLLALLCHCGRGEEYIAGQTAHCYCFEGGGAAAFGGIQPQPLDFAADGTLDLTAIARAVKPDDPHFPRTRLLCLENTQGGKVLPLAYLAEARAVAAGHGLGMHLDGARIFNAAVKLGVDVRRISGHFDSLSVCLSKGLGAPVGSLLCGSRELVAAARRWRKALGGGMRQAGILAAAGIVALTDHVERLAEDHEHARQLASGLAEIDELELDPTAVQTNMVFVTLSDERSLALAAFLRERNILIAGRGCIRLVTHLDVDEADIRKTVAACKDFFAAR, from the coding sequence ATGCACCCGATCGATCTGCGAAGCGATACCGTTACCCGGCCGACCGCCGCCATGCGGCAGGCGATGGCCGGTGCCCCGGTCGGCGACGACGTCTACGGCGAGGACCCGACGGTCAACCGCCTGGAAGAGCTGGGCGCCGCCACCATCGGCAGCGAAGCGGCACTGTTCGTCGCCAGCGGCACCCAGGCAAACCTGCTGGCGCTACTCTGCCATTGCGGCCGAGGCGAGGAATACATCGCCGGGCAGACCGCCCACTGCTACTGCTTCGAAGGGGGTGGCGCAGCAGCGTTCGGCGGCATCCAGCCCCAGCCCCTCGACTTTGCCGCAGACGGCACACTCGACCTGACGGCGATCGCCCGGGCGGTCAAGCCGGACGATCCCCATTTTCCCCGGACTCGACTTCTCTGCCTGGAGAACACCCAGGGCGGCAAAGTGCTCCCCCTCGCCTACCTGGCCGAGGCCCGGGCCGTCGCTGCCGGCCACGGGCTGGGCATGCACCTGGACGGCGCCCGGATATTCAACGCCGCGGTCAAGCTCGGCGTCGACGTCCGCCGGATCTCCGGCCACTTCGACAGCCTCTCGGTCTGCCTCTCCAAGGGGCTTGGCGCCCCAGTCGGCTCGCTTCTCTGCGGCAGCCGCGAGCTGGTCGCCGCGGCCCGGCGCTGGCGGAAGGCCCTGGGGGGCGGCATGCGCCAGGCGGGAATCCTGGCCGCCGCCGGCATCGTCGCCCTGACCGACCACGTCGAGCGACTGGCGGAAGACCACGAACACGCCCGCCAGCTGGCGAGCGGCCTGGCCGAGATCGACGAACTGGAACTCGATCCGACGGCCGTCCAGACGAACATGGTCTTTGTCACCCTGAGCGACGAACGGTCCCTCGCCCTGGCAGCCTTTCTCCGGGAGCGGAATATCCTGATCGCCGGCCGGGGCTGCATCCGCCTAGTGACCCACCTGGACGTTGACGAGGCCGATATCCGGAAGACTGTCGCCGCCTGCAAGGATTTCTTCGCCGCCCGCTGA
- a CDS encoding glutaredoxin family protein, translating into MSIADRPFRAARGMLPLFALLALLLAHWPAAAAPLPAGPPAVTIYVGEGUPYCAEVESYFTRKGIPFVRRDIRHDRAALREWRDRYRGEIVPTIVIDHGRKIIDGCDLPAIERALRELGVISGAGTSPSAPRGQ; encoded by the coding sequence ATGTCGATCGCTGACCGCCCGTTCCGCGCCGCGCGCGGCATGTTACCACTGTTCGCGCTGCTGGCGCTCCTGTTGGCCCATTGGCCGGCCGCCGCCGCGCCTCTTCCCGCGGGGCCGCCGGCAGTGACCATCTATGTCGGCGAAGGGTGACCGTACTGCGCCGAGGTGGAAAGTTATTTCACCAGGAAAGGGATCCCGTTCGTCCGACGGGACATCAGGCATGACCGGGCCGCGCTCCGGGAGTGGCGTGACCGCTATCGGGGAGAGATCGTGCCGACGATCGTCATCGACCATGGCCGGAAGATCATCGACGGCTGCGATTTGCCGGCCATCGAACGGGCGTTGCGGGAGTTGGGAGTGATCAGCGGCGCCGGTACGTCCCCATCAGCTCCCCGCGGCCAATGA
- a CDS encoding YbhB/YbcL family Raf kinase inhibitor-like protein, which yields MGKGITLLVAALGLLLAAPTAGKERRSMERVTVTSPVFTGGGAIPAAYTCDGNDHNPPLHFSGVPKAARSLALIVDDPDAPAGTWVHWVVWNISPEGMIGENSVPAGATEGRNSWQRNRYGGPCPPSGTHRYYFKLYALDTIFALGPTTTAAELERVMAGHVIGRGELMGTYRRR from the coding sequence ATGGGGAAAGGGATTACGTTGTTGGTGGCGGCGCTCGGGCTGTTGCTGGCGGCGCCGACGGCAGGAAAGGAGAGGCGGAGTATGGAAAGAGTGACGGTGACCAGTCCGGTGTTTACCGGTGGTGGGGCGATCCCGGCCGCCTATACCTGCGACGGGAACGACCACAATCCGCCGCTTCATTTTTCCGGCGTGCCGAAGGCGGCCCGCTCCCTGGCGCTCATCGTCGACGATCCGGATGCGCCGGCCGGCACCTGGGTCCACTGGGTGGTCTGGAACATTTCCCCCGAGGGAATGATCGGGGAAAACAGCGTTCCCGCCGGGGCGACGGAGGGGCGGAACAGCTGGCAACGGAACCGCTACGGCGGCCCCTGCCCGCCATCGGGAACCCATCGCTACTACTTCAAACTGTATGCGCTCGACACGATCTTCGCTCTCGGCCCCACGACCACTGCCGCGGAGCTAGAGCGGGTGATGGCCGGGCACGTCATTGGCCGCGGGGAGCTGATGGGGACGTACCGGCGCCGCTGA
- a CDS encoding methyl-accepting chemotaxis protein, translating into MRAVKAIRNLYLNLSVKTKLLFFTIFSLSWLIIIGGVGVWSGKTINRGASFANSTIKEIVLFNGMKNDFLFLRLDLAHMTFLQDSERFNAALHDAEQRLKIIAGAIDQANRRTDLDATEKEAMKTFADAFKEYQEYARKLIELEKTALAANTPQARQAVTSFIAGNDSTLFQDAGDAVTDLIDHNEQVNLELSNRNQKSYRTQSAVMGGVVALATVLGLFFGWLISRSIIRPLEHALAVVVAVENGDLTREVPVDTRDDFGRLAEGVNGMIEQTRSVVTHLMDHAHQIEGKAASLYGNSVQLATAAEEIASQASTVAVASEEMSATAHDIACNCGQAATSATEVNQAAASGAEVVAGTVATMEEIAGQVNTMSREVQELGRRSDEIGEIVGTIQDIADQTNLLALNAAIEAARAGEHGRGFAVVADEVRSLAEKTTQATKSIGGMIKTIQNDTASVVTTMGSGVKRVESGTAEAGRSGEALARIRSRVDELECQISQVATAAEQQSATTAEISGNIGQISTVVQDASIQAQQSAENAQILNGLSEELKRLVGRFRVA; encoded by the coding sequence ATGCGGGCGGTTAAAGCGATACGGAATCTGTATCTCAATCTCTCAGTGAAGACCAAGTTGCTGTTCTTCACCATCTTTTCCCTCAGCTGGCTGATAATCATCGGCGGCGTAGGGGTCTGGAGCGGCAAGACGATCAATAGGGGCGCCTCCTTTGCCAACTCTACCATCAAGGAGATCGTCCTGTTCAACGGCATGAAGAACGATTTTCTCTTCCTGCGCCTCGACCTGGCACACATGACCTTTCTTCAGGATAGCGAACGGTTCAACGCCGCCCTTCACGATGCCGAGCAGCGGCTGAAAATCATTGCCGGCGCCATCGACCAGGCGAACCGGCGGACCGATCTGGATGCCACCGAGAAAGAGGCGATGAAAACGTTCGCCGATGCGTTCAAGGAGTACCAGGAATATGCCCGGAAATTGATCGAGCTGGAAAAGACCGCCCTCGCCGCCAACACCCCCCAGGCCCGCCAGGCAGTCACCAGCTTCATCGCCGGCAACGATTCGACGCTCTTCCAGGATGCCGGCGACGCAGTCACCGATCTGATCGACCATAACGAACAGGTGAATCTCGAACTGTCCAACCGGAACCAGAAAAGCTACCGGACCCAGAGCGCCGTCATGGGCGGGGTCGTCGCGCTGGCAACGGTGCTGGGGCTGTTCTTCGGCTGGCTGATCAGCCGCTCGATCATCCGCCCTCTCGAGCATGCACTGGCAGTGGTTGTGGCAGTGGAAAACGGCGACCTGACCCGCGAGGTACCGGTCGATACCCGGGACGATTTCGGCAGGCTGGCGGAAGGGGTCAACGGCATGATCGAGCAGACCCGCTCGGTTGTCACCCACCTGATGGACCACGCCCACCAGATCGAAGGCAAGGCCGCCAGCCTGTACGGCAACTCGGTCCAACTGGCCACCGCAGCCGAGGAGATTGCCTCCCAGGCTTCGACGGTGGCGGTAGCCAGCGAGGAGATGAGCGCCACCGCCCACGATATTGCCTGCAATTGCGGCCAGGCGGCAACCAGTGCCACCGAGGTGAATCAGGCGGCGGCCAGCGGCGCCGAAGTCGTCGCCGGCACCGTTGCCACCATGGAGGAAATTGCCGGGCAGGTAAATACGATGAGCCGGGAGGTCCAGGAACTAGGTCGGCGCTCGGACGAGATCGGCGAGATCGTCGGCACCATCCAGGATATTGCGGACCAGACCAACCTGCTGGCGCTCAATGCCGCCATCGAAGCGGCACGGGCCGGCGAACACGGCCGGGGGTTTGCGGTGGTGGCCGACGAAGTCCGCTCCCTGGCGGAAAAGACCACCCAGGCAACCAAGAGCATCGGGGGAATGATCAAGACGATCCAGAACGATACCGCCAGCGTGGTGACGACGATGGGGAGCGGCGTCAAGCGGGTAGAGAGCGGCACCGCCGAAGCAGGGAGAAGCGGCGAAGCGCTGGCCCGGATCCGTTCCCGGGTCGATGAGCTGGAATGCCAGATCTCCCAGGTTGCGACGGCCGCCGAGCAGCAGAGCGCAACGACCGCCGAGATCAGCGGCAATATCGGCCAGATCAGCACCGTGGTCCAGGACGCTTCGATACAGGCCCAGCAGAGCGCCGAGAATGCCCAGATTCTCAACGGGCTGTCGGAGGAACTGAAGAGGCTGGTCGGCCGGTTCCGGGTCGCCTGA
- a CDS encoding rhodanese-like domain-containing protein — translation MKRIIMAAVLLLLTAIPALAANYVEPDEFKGWLESGKPVLIVDIQPAADFAAHHFKGAIETNAFPAKSDEEKQRLDKVLPLANASAAPLVVVCPRGLGGAKNAYTYLATKGVSEERMYILEDGIAGWPYPALFVTGR, via the coding sequence ATGAAGCGGATCATTATGGCGGCGGTGTTGCTGCTGCTGACGGCAATCCCGGCGCTGGCCGCCAATTACGTGGAGCCGGACGAATTCAAGGGGTGGCTCGAAAGCGGCAAACCGGTGCTCATCGTCGATATCCAGCCGGCTGCCGATTTCGCCGCGCATCACTTCAAGGGCGCAATCGAAACCAACGCCTTCCCGGCGAAGAGCGATGAGGAGAAGCAGCGCCTCGACAAAGTCCTGCCGCTGGCCAACGCCTCGGCCGCCCCCTTGGTAGTGGTCTGCCCCCGGGGGCTCGGCGGGGCCAAGAACGCCTATACCTACCTGGCCACCAAAGGGGTCAGCGAGGAACGGATGTATATCCTGGAAGACGGCATTGCCGGCTGGCCCTATCCGGCGCTTTTCGTCACCGGCAGATAA
- a CDS encoding bacteriohemerythrin, which produces MLVEWQENLDLGHGEIDEQHREIFRLFVAFSEACQEERPGTELLGRLAFLQGYIRAHFDYEERLMAAAGYPEAERQRRQHADFGRDLENFAARLREGGVKRDLALVVKRRLIHWIMEHICNLDRELVNYLHPET; this is translated from the coding sequence ATGTTGGTCGAATGGCAGGAAAACCTGGATCTCGGTCATGGGGAGATCGATGAGCAGCACCGGGAGATTTTCCGGCTGTTTGTCGCCTTTTCCGAGGCCTGCCAGGAAGAGCGGCCGGGAACCGAGTTGCTTGGCCGGCTGGCTTTTCTGCAGGGGTATATCCGGGCCCACTTCGATTACGAAGAACGGTTGATGGCCGCGGCGGGCTATCCGGAAGCGGAGCGCCAGCGACGTCAGCATGCCGATTTCGGCCGGGACCTGGAGAATTTTGCCGCCCGCCTGCGGGAAGGCGGGGTGAAACGGGACCTGGCCCTGGTGGTCAAACGGCGCCTGATCCACTGGATCATGGAACATATCTGCAATCTTGACCGGGAGTTGGTCAATTATCTCCATCCCGAAACCTGA